From a region of the Theobroma cacao cultivar B97-61/B2 chromosome 8, Criollo_cocoa_genome_V2, whole genome shotgun sequence genome:
- the LOC18592417 gene encoding histone-lysine N-methyltransferase ASHH2 isoform X2, with translation MGLCENRTLVDEPLREVAATEQHSCTELMGNLVPQQRDCIVFDPNGDCAGEPSEDENTDCERSRDIDCRDGIKGECKNVVGFGLKGLMGDECCDSTICLKKNECENVYSSCSKELMGDNIVFSENNQDVDDSDLKELVDNRCNDSVVCLEENRGESVDGSSSKELMGERNRDSAVFSNEHLGENVDGSFSDVLMGDRCGDSTVCLNENQGENVDGSFSDVLMGDRCGDSTVSSNEDQGENVDCAGSKELISYKDGHSVVCLNENQSENVDGSGSKEMMDDRCGDGVVCLNDNQGENVDGSGPEELIGDGDSTGYSNENQENVDRSGSKEWMGDSISDNVVCFNENQGNVDVNDSETDLLCLKNRGISGEDGPTAVDGCYQDENTACLSSGMEISIDQMRGIDENVVGWMLKECIDIQGGVCLIENLGKVDHHNSENDTSQDTEMPSELKTVATSPRNCVKQDKEKDDESVSGSTQQGAMEDGEEKCEEENDVLKRTGADVPNQILPSQKSEVPFELISVTGDFVSSSDWHNQKDDLSSSDLSLESFTKPVETKRTDDICIELLASKGCLSTLETLHRAESLGTHQNAQTDNKNVNGQSKNGVAEVFEKRAAVTAGTKVETPSEIINAEENGCNSKGDSFELGANCLGDRSDSLSCQLFDVVENGLSERLDPVDILAKDACAAISSSSSIDCSRQRENEGKDVVKVDCVSDTKHHPATSSSSRRGSRKSKSSRKAPAKRIARYCRKTKLANPHESIEFIFRASRKKRSCSSKPARASDWGLLSNITQFLEQYHEPGCNEVPNQERSKAGGGRASGKRSKNRAGKSRKGSSGISNTSTNCLRLKIKVGKEVASINLNSVVTESVDPSVSVDTSFNNHGKETSFQCPKLVNVVEDKVGKLESERQLQFKEDLEKVKTCSDASIMDLKLAHKVVESAENLEKSAEDAADNYPVSLSDAVAEASGEVVENKYIDPGTSPDSEVINLVPDARVGSIHQEESHNTVLNTSGALASAGGVKSSKSSKRGKKDNHKSPGVASARKSKSSKNCRGKQKTTVNGFCSSGALTSSTGANSSRENGLGVSEEAMKVEIATDAKACCSPDIPDTKNTKNLSSSKHKRNQPSKSSKSQGVSKGKSRVSDSARSRKGNACKQKGDELKSVSKTKVKKKGFDKDIVARGGRHPLTGNHISDNIEIPNTSNSIALADMINVDLVSDGTMEQCTQPDNAWVRCDDCHKWRRIPVALVKSIDEACRWVCGDNVDKAFADCSIPQEKSNADINADLGISDAEEDGCDGLNYKELEKGFESKHMTVPPTSHFWRIDSNWFLHRGRKTQTIDEIMVCHCKRPPDGKLGCGDECLNRMLNIECVQGTCPCGDLCSNQQFQKRKYAKMKWDRFGRKGFGLRTLEDISASQFLIEYVGEVLDMQAYEARQKEYASRGQRHFYFMTLNGSEVIDAYVKGNLGRFINHSCDPNCRTEKWMVNGEICIGLFALRDIKQGEEVTFDYNYVRVFGAAAKKCHCGSPHCRGYIGGDLLSAEEIVHDDSDEESPEPMMLEDGETWNGSDNIISRSSSFDGAEMQSVESVVTDGVIKLENMPEAEDSVNRSASVTSQLKSSVETEYLNGNFQLSIQPEEVLPAMAAVQPDSTTGKKALNKTSCSIQKLDTSLNILDNKLPSDVVDANKKSKFDTAEDKQVPPKSRPLMKTSRSSSSIKKGKISSNSLNGNKVQMTSTKSQVPSVKPKRLSENSSNCRFEAVEEKLNELLDCDGGITKRKDASKGYLKLLLLTATSGDSGNGETIQSNRDLSMILDALLKTKSRLVLTDIINKNGLQMLHNIMKKYRSDFKKIPILRKLLKVLEYLAMREILTLDHIIGGPSCAGRQSFRESILSLTEHDDKQVHQIARNFRDRWIPKPVRKLSYRDKDEGKMEFHRGLDCNRVPASNNHWREQAIRPTEAISCVMQSVVATTSVDTASREGCSSSSTGVCQTNSTKIRKRKSRWDQPAETEKIGSRSPKKLQYSSLPVLVESTPDHIDKMSQGDKECRDCVCKGEAINVDNGRHSFQEDVPPGFSSPPNASLVSSTAPSTAIEFPKPYQLKCPDVIIALPQKRFISRLPVSYGIPLPILQQFGSPQGECVESWIIAPGMPFHPFPPLPPCPRDKKDTRPACTANSIGIDEDAEEGQRDSNRPATSYPDENIPCMAGGNQPDPDIPGTNIQQAFKRMRESYDLGKKYFRQQKRKGPPWHKSECMGNNQIGGTCCIDVGNVKNELRNSYFSDDITCRVEKGGNDFYQQPQHPNQQ, from the exons ATGGGTTTGTGCGAGAATAGGACCTTGGTTGATGAACCTTTGCGTGAAGTTGCTGCTACAGAGCAACATTCGTGCACAGAGTTGATGGGAAACCTTGTGCCTCAGCAGCGGGATTGCATTGTGTTTGATCCTAACGGGGATTGTGCTGGTGAACCGAGTGAAGATGAAAATACTGATTGTGAAAGGTCTAGGGATATTGATTGCAGAGATGGAATAAAGGGTGAGTGCAAGAATGTGGTTGGTTTTGGCTTGAAGGGATTGATGGGTGATGAATGTTGTGACAGCAcaatttgtttgaaaaaaaatgagtgTGAAAATGTCTATAGTTCTTGTTCAAAAGAATTGATGGGTGATAATATTGTTTTCTCAGAAAATAATCAGGATGTGGATGATTCTGACTTGAAGGAATTGGTGGACAATAGGTGCAATGATAGTGTGGTTTGTTTGGAAGAAAATCGGGGTGAAAGTGTGGATGGTTCTAGTTCAAAGGAATTGATGGGTGAAAGGAACAGGGATAGTGCAGTTTTCTCAAATGAACATCTGGGTGAGAATGTGGATGGTTCTTTTTCAGATGTCTTGATGGGTGATAGGTGTGGTGATAGTACAGTTTGCTTGAATGAGAATCAGGGTGAGAATGTGGATGGTTCTTTTTCAGATGTCTTGATGGGTGATAGGTGTGGTGATAGTACAGTTTCCTCCAATGAGGATCAGGGTGAGAACGTAGATTGTGCTGGCTCCAAGGAATTGATTAGTTATAAGGATGGTCATAGCGTGGTATGCTTGAATGAAAATCAGTCTGAGAATGTGGATGGTTCTGGTTCAAAGGAAATGATGGATGATAGGTGTGGTGACGGTGTGGTTTGTTTGAATGATAATCAGGGTGAAAATGTAGATGGTTCTGGTCCAGAGGAATTGATTGGTGATGGTGATAGCACAGGTTATTCAAATGAAAATCAGGAAAATGTAGATCGTTCTGGTTCAAAGGAATGGATGGGTGATAGTATCAGTGATAATGTGGTTTGTTTCAATGAAAATCAGGGTAATGTTGATGTTAATGATTCAGAAACTGATCTGTTGTGCTTGAAAAACAGAGGAATTTCAGGTGAAGATGGTCCAACTGCTGTGGATGGATGTTATCAGGATGAAAATACTGCTTGTTTGAGCAGTGGCATGGAGATTTCTATAGATCAGATGAGAGGAATTGATGAAAATGTGGTTGGTTGGATGTTAAAAGAATGCATTGACATTCAAGGTGGGGTTTGTTTGATTGAGAATCTGGGTAAAGTTGATCATCACAACTCAGAAAATGATACTTCACAGGACACTGAAATGCCATCAGAATTGAAAACAGTGGCTACTTCACCTAGAAATTGTGTTAAACAGGATAAGGAGAAGGATGATGAGAGTGTCAGTGGTTCCACTCAGCAGGGGGCCATGGAAGATGGGGAAGAAAAGTGTGAAGAGGAAAATGATGTGCTTAAAAGGACGGGGGCTGATGTTCCGAACCAAATATTGCCTTCGCAAAAGAGTGAAGTGCCTTTTGAGTTAATAAGTGTAACAGGTGATTTTGTGAGTAGTAGTGACTGGCATAACCAGAAAGATGATCTGAGTAGTAGTGATCTCTCATTGGAAAGTTTTACTAAACCTGTGGAAACTAAACGTACGGATGATATATGCATTGAGTTATTGGCTTCAAAGGGTTGCTTGAGTACATTGGAAACATTACATAGGGCTGAATCATTGGGCACCCATCAGAATGCACAAACTGACAATAAGAATGTTAATGGTCAATCAAAAAATGGTGTTGCAGAGGTTTTTGAGAAGAGGGCTGCTGTAACTGCAGGTACAAAGGTTGAGACTCCCAGTGAAATTATAAATGCAGAAGAAAATGGCTGCAATTCAAAAGGGGATTCTTTTGAGCTAGGTGCAAACTGTCTTGGTGATAGATCAGATTCTCTGTCATGTCAGCTCTTTGATGTTGTTGAAAATGGCTTGTCTGAGAGGTTGGATCCAGTAGATATTTTGGCAAAGGATGCCTGTGCTGCGATTAGTTCTAGCAGTTCAATTGACTGTTCCAgacaaagagaaaatgaaggaaaggATGTTGTCAAGGTTGATTGTGTTTCAGACACTAAGCATCATCCTGCCACATCTTCCTCATCTCGAAGAGGCAGCAGAAAAAGCAAATCAAGCCGAAAGGCTCCGGCGAAAAGGATTGCCAGGTACTGCAGGAAGACGAAGCTGGCAAACCCACATGAAAgtattgaatttattttcagAGCTTCAAGGAAGAAGAGAAGCTGTTCATCCAAACCAGCTCGTGCTTCTGACTGGGGATTGTTGAGTAATATTACACAATTTCTTGAGCAGTATCATGAGCCTGGGTGTAATGAAGTGCCGAATCAAGAACGGTCCAAAGCTGGGGGTGGCCGAGCAAGTGGGAAACGGAGCAAAAATCGGGCTGGTAAAAGCAGAAAAGGGTCAAGTGGGATAAGTAACACTTCAACCAATTGCCTACGTTTGAAGATCAAAGTGGGCAAGGAAGTTGCTTCAATTAATCTGAATAGTGTGGTTACAGAATCGGTTGATCCATCAGTTTCTGTTGATACTTCTTTTAATAATCATGGGAAAGAAACCAGTTTTCAATGTCCAAAATTAGTTAATGTTGTTGAAGATAAAGTAGGGAAACTGGAAAGTGAAAGGCAGTTGCAGTTTAAGGAGGACTTAGAAAAGGTGAAAACATGCTCAGATGCTTCTATTATGGATCTAAAACTAGCACATAAGGTTGTGGAGAGTGCTGAAAATCTTGAAAAGTCTGCTGAAGATGCTGCAGATAATTACCCTGTAAGTCTGTCTGATGCGGTGGCTGAAGCATCTGGGGAAGTTGTAGAGAACAAGTACATTGATCCTGGAACTTCACCAGATTCCGAAGTAATCAATTTAGTTCCTGATGCCCGAGTTGGTTCAATACACCAAGAAGAGTCACATAATACTGTCTTGAATACTTCTGGAGCGCTTGCTTCTGCTGGAGGTGTTAAGAGTAGTAAGAGTAGCAAGCGGGGAAAGAAGGATAATCATAAATCTCCTGGTGTAGCCAGTGCAAGGAAATCTAAATCATCAAAGAATTGCAGAGGCAAACAAAAAACAACAGTTAATGGATTTTGCTCTAGCGGAGCTCTTACTTCATCCACTGGTGCAAATTCTTCAAGAGAGAATGGGCTTGGTGTCTCTGAAGAGGCTATGAAAGTGGAAATTGCTACGGATGCTAAAGCATGTTGCAGTCCTGATATTCCAGATACAAAGAACACTAAGAATTTGTCTTCCTCTAAACACAAGCGGAATCAACCTTCCAAAAGCTCAAAATCTCAGGGAGTGAGCAAGGGAAAGTCCAGAGTCTCTGATTCAGCAAGGAGCAGGAAAGGAAATGCTTGTAAGCAGAAAGGGGATGAATTGAAGTCAGTTAGTAAGAccaaagtaaagaagaaaggcTTTGACAAAGACATTGTTGCCAGAGGAGGAAGGCACCCACTAACAG GAAATCACATTTCAGATAATATTGAGATCCCAAATACCAGCAACAGTATTGCATTGGCAGACATGATTAATGTTGACTTGGTATCAGATGGTACCATGGAGCAGTGTACACAGCCTGATAATGCTTGGGTGCGTTGTGATGATTGTCATAAGTGGCGGCGAATACCAGTTGCACTTGTAAAGTCAATTGATGAAGCATGCCGTTG GGTCTGTGGGGACAACGTGGATAAAGCATTTGCTGATTGCTCAATCCCTCAAGAGAAGTCCAATGCAGATATTAATGCAGACTTGGGCATATCAGATGCTGAGGAAGATGGTTGTGATGGTTTAAATTATAAGGAACTGGAGAAGGGATTTGAAAGTAAACATATGACCG TGCCACCAACATCACATTTTTGGCGTATTGATAGTAATTGGTTTTTGCACCGTGGCCGTAAAACTCAAACCATTGATGAG ATAATGGTTTGCCATTGCAAACGACCTCCAGATGGTAAGCTTGGTTGTGGGGATGAATGCCTGAATCGAATGCTGAACATTGAATGTGTCCAAGGCACCTGTCCATGCGGGGACCTATGTTCAAATCAACAG TTCCAGAAACGCAAATATGCAAAAATGAAATGGGACAGATTTGGTAGGAAAGGTTTTGGGCTGAGGACGCTTGAGGATATATCTGCTAGCCAGTTCCTTATTGAATACGTTGGAGAg GTGCTTGATATGCAAGCTTATGAGGCTCGGCAAAAGGAGTATGCTTCTAGGGGTCAGAGGCATTTCTATTTCATGACATTGAATGGCAGTGAG GTAATAGATGCATATGTCAAAGGAAATTTGGGGCGCTTCATTAATCATAGTTGTGATCCCAATTGTCGTACTGAAAAG TGGATGGTGAATGGAGAAATTTGTATTGGACTATTTGCATTGAGGGATATAAAACAG GGTGAAGAGGTGACATTTGACTACAACTATGTGAGGGTATTTGGAGCTGCTGCTAAAAAATGTCATTGTGGTTCACCTCATTGTCGTGGTTATATAGGTGGTGATCTACTTAGTGCGGAAGAAATTGTTCATGATGATTCAGATGAAGAATCTCCTGAACCTATGATGCTTGAAGATGGTGAAACTTGGAATGGTTCTGACAATATAATATCTAGATCTAGTTCCTTTGATGGTGCAGAAATGCAATCTGTGGAGAGTGTAGTAACTGATGGTGTAATAAAGTTGGAGAATATGCCAGAAGCTGAGGACTCTGTGAACCGTTCTGCTTCTGTCACATCTCAATTGAAGAGTTCAGTTGAAACAGAATATTTGAACGGAAATTTCCAATTATCCATTCAGCCAGAAGAAGTTTTGCCAGCTATGGCCGCTGTTCAGCCAGATAGTACCACAGGAAAGAAGGCTTTGAACAAAACCTCATGTTCCATTCAGAAATTAGATACTTCTCTAAATATTTTGGACAACAAATTACCTTCTGATGTTGTTGATGCTAATAAGAAGTCAAAGTTTGATACTGCAGAAGACAAACAGGTTCCTCCAAAATCACGCCCCTTGATGAAGACTTCTCGTTCATCTAGCTCTATTAAGAAAGGGAAAATTAGTAGTAATTCTCTGAATGGAAATAAGGTTCAGATGACATCCACCAAATCTCAAGTGCCTTCTGTCAAGCCCAAAAGATTGTCAGAAAATTCTAGTAATTGCCGTTTTGAAGCAG TGGAGGAGAAACTTAATGAATTGCTGGATTGTGATGGGGGGATAACAAAACGAAAG GATGCTTCGAAGGGCTACTTAAAGCTTCTGCTTCTCACAGCAACTTCTGGTGATAGCGGCAATGGTGAAACAATTCAAAG CAATCGAGATCTTTCAATGATTCTTGATGCacttttaaaaacaaaatcacgACTTGTGCTGACTGATATAATAAACAAGAATG GTTTGCAGATGCTACACAACATTATGAAGAAATACAGAAGCGACTTCAAAAAGATCCCGATTCTTCGGAAGCTTCTAAAG GTTTTGGAGTATTTAGCAATGAGGGAGATACTTACCCTGGACCATATTATTGGAGGTCCTTCCTGTGCTGGAAGGCAGAG CTTTAGAGAGTCAATACTGTCATTGACAGAGCATGATGACAAACAG GTCCATCAAATAGCCCGAAACTTTCGAGATAGATGGATTCCTAAACCTGTCAGAAAACTTAGCTACAGGGACAAGGACGAGGGCAAAATGGAGTTTCACAGAGGTTTGGACTGTAACAGGGTGCCAGCATCAAACAATCACTGGCGTGAGCAGGCCATAAGACCTACTGAAGCAATTAGTTGTGTTATGCAATCAGTGGTTGCAACAACTTCAGTGGATACTGCATCCCGTGAAGGATGTTCCTCATCATCTACTGGTGTTTGCCAAACAAATAGTACCAAAATTCGCAAGCGTAAAAGCCGCTGGGATCAGCCAGCAGAGACGGAGAAAATTGGCTCACGGTCACCAAAGAAACTTCAATATAGTTCATTACCTGTTTTAGTTGAATCAACACCAGATCACATAGACAAGATGAGCCAAGGGGATAAAGAATGCCGTGACTGTGTTTGCAAGGGTGAAGCTATTAATGTTGACAATGGAAGACACAGTTTTCAGGAGGATGTTCCACCAGGGTTCTCATCTCCTCCCAATGCATCCTTGGTTTCATCTACTGCTCCATCAACTGCTATCGAATTCCCTAAACCGTATCAGCTGAAGTGTCCTGATGTGATTATTGCTCTTCCACAGAAGAGATTCATCTCCCGCTTGCCCGTCTCCTATGGAATTCCATTGCCCATTTTGCAGCAGTTTGGATCACCACAGGGTGAATGTGTAGAGAGTTGGATAATTGCCCCAGGCATGCCTTTCCATCCTTTTCCACCTTTACCTCCATGTCCCCGTGATAAGAAAGACACTCGACCTGCTTGCACTGCTAATTCCATTGGAATTGATGAAGATGCAGAAGAAGGGCAACGGGACAGCAATCGACCTGCCACTAGTTATCCTGATGAAAACATTCCTTGCATGGCTGGTGGTAACCAACCTGATCCAGACATTCCAGGTACTAACATCCAACAGGCATTTAAAAGAATGAGGGAATCTTATGATTTGGGTAAGAAGTACTTCAGACAGCAGAAACGGAAAGGGCCTCCGTGGCATAAGTCTGAATGCATGGGAAATAACCAGATAGGTGGGACATGCTGCATAGATGTAGGAAATGTAAAAAATGAGCTCagaaattcttatttttcagATGATATAACCTGTAGAGTTGAAAAAGGTGGTAATGATTTTTATCAGCAACCTCAGCACCCAAATCAACAATGA